TTTCGTAGCACGTCCTTGAACAACATCTTGACATTCTATCAGCCTGCTAGGGTAGCCTGTGATGGTTTTGTTGATCTTTTTAGGGTCAAGACCCGCCCACACCTGGTAGAAACGTGAAATCCCTTCAGTTTTTAAGCGACAAGTACGCCTATAAAACCTCTCCTTCAGTAGAGATACCTAAGTCTCTATAATTAATAGATCTAGAGACTTTAAGCATCCTAAAATGTAGTCCCAGCCATGCTGGTACATGTAATTGAGTGTCTTTTTAGATGTATAAGCACTATCTAAGTCCATGTACAATAACCACTCTCTACTACAGTAAAGTAACTTAGTGTGTAACGCTAGTAAAATCTTCTTAATAAACACCTTGCTTGTTATTTTGCTATTGCTGTAAGACGTCTTATATAGCATACACTATGCAaagttatatctaagtaCACAGAAGAGATAGAACTTTCTCTCCTTTGCTACCTCTTCTGGCTCTTGCTTCCGGTGCTTATTATACTGCACGTTCTCTAGCTTATTTCTTTCACCCTTGCCTCTTCTCCTCTTGATCTTACGCTTGTATTGTGGGCCAGTTTTCTAATGTAACTTATCACACCATAAGACACTCTTCTAGTGTTTACCACAAGGACGCACTTAAAGCTGGGTATTACACCACTTACGACGCTTACGCTAACGATAAGGAGGATAATCATCCTCCTAAGCTGCAATATGCTTAGTAATAGGAGCAATCTCCTGCACTCTACGCCATATTGTGATGCATGAATAGGCCTCTTTCCTACCTTGTGGAATAACCCCAGCCTTAACCTGTATGTCCTGCCAAGTCTCTGCTTTCTTTTTAAACTAGCAGTAATCTAGATAGTTGACTATTGCGTGTGCGTCAGCTCTAGTGAGCTGTTGTAGTGCACCCTGTACATCTGAGTGGTTGCTGTGATAGAGTGTACGTGGCTCCTTAGACTAAGCAACCTTATAAGCAGTTAAGTAAGGGATATTAAGGGCAGCTTTAATATCTTTAAAAGAGCAAGGTATGTGGTGTACGTCGCAGAAGTGTAGAATACCCAGGATTGCACTGCGCTGAGGTGTGTGGAGGTGCTGTTGGGACGCCTCATCAGACACGTACACCGGCGGCGGGGTGTTAAAGTGCTAATAAAAACGTCTCCCAGCCCTCTTAACTATCTCAGGCATTTAGGGCAAGAAAATTAGGAACAAAACGCGTTGATTTAGGCCTGTAGAGGCCTTGTGGATTCATTAATTTCGTGGTGTTGATGCCGGGCGGCGCACGGGCTTACATCCGGTTTATTCGGAAACATGAAAGGCTGTAGTCGGAGTAGACGCGTGTAAATCTGAGCCTTGCGGTAGGCGCCAAATGGGCTTGCGTATGCAGTGACTTGCGTGGTTGTGAATGGGTATGGTTTGATGGTTGTATTTCAAATCTACTCATGTTTTGGGGGATGGATAGGTCAGGCTTGCTTCCAGTGTTCATGCCTGCGGACCACCACCACTGGTCTATTCATGCTCTGCTCGACTTCATCTCGTTGACTTCAACCGCCTGCCGATACCTGTCCAAGCACTGCGCATCAACTCCTCTGCCTCAGCTCTTTTCGGAACTGCTCGACGCCACTTGCTCTCGGCAGCGGCACACCATTGCCTTGTTTGCTCCCACTGACGTGGCTGAGTCTGACCAACTCATCCATCATTGCGTTCCTTGTCCGCTCAACGAGACCATCCACGTCCGCTGCGGTCATGCCTGTTGTCGGGATCGCTGGCAGGACAGTGACGTCCACGACGCCCGGCCGGACGATCTTGCTCTTCATATCCAGCACGTGGCTGTAGTTCGCCGCCACGACGGGAACAATGGGTACCTGCGCCTGCACAGCAAGATGGAATGCGCCCTTCTTGAACGGCAGCAATGTGGGCTCGGACGCATAGCTGCGTGTGCCCTCGGGGAATATGAAGACGGATTGGCGGTCGTTGCGCATCGTGTTTGCGGCGCTGTCAAAGGCCGCGCGGGCCGTGGCACGGTTGGCGCGGTCGATGAAGACGGTCTTGGAGAGAGCCATGAACTGGCCGAGGAAGGGCGTGTATTTGAGGCTGGACTTTGCTGTCACGGAGCAGTAAGGGGGGAACATGCAGCCAAGCATCAGGACATCGAGTTCGCTGGAGGCAACACAAGTCAGTTTCCCGGTCCCTCGCAGGACGCGTCTCGTCAAGTCGAGGGCGAGCACTCACGTCTGGTGGTTGCCCACAAACACTGCAGGCCTCGTGTCCAAGGCCTCCTTGCCCCCTCTCCTCCCACCTTCTTCCCTACCCCCAGCTTCGTCCACTCGGAAGGTGATTCCCGTGCTCAGCCACATGGTCCACTTGAACGCGCGCCCGACCGTCCACTGGCTCAGTCCACCGTAGCCAATGGCCCGCAGGAAGACGCTCGCGAAGACGCCATAGCTGGCACAGAGGATCAGGAACAGGAACGCGGTGATGCTGAAGGCGACAAAGGTGGCTTGCCGGGCCAGTCGCGCGGGCAGCACCAGGGAGAGTGCGCGGAGCAGCATGATGAGCGCAATGGGCGCGGCGGAGAGGTACGCGAGCCAGCTCATGCTGGAGTGAGTTTGGGGTCggcggcgggcgggcgggcgggctATGACCGTGTCGGCATGCGATTGGCGGGCTGGCGTGGTTCAACTTCGAGGGGTGCGCGCTGGGCAGGTCAAGTCGAGTCGAGCCCgagtctgcgtctgcgtttGTTGGCTGCGTATCGCACAGGGCAAGACGCCGCGACGTGAAATTGAGCGTGACTGTAGAAGCGGTAGCAGCAGCGGCGAGGCCTCGATAATGGCATCTATCGTGCCTCCACCCTAGACCTAATATCGATTCATGTCAGGCGGATGCCGCACGAGGCAGCGGGGCCATTTACTTTTTTTGCGCCGCCGTGATAGGCGCCGAGGTCCGTTGCCGCCGATCTCGCTAAGCTCTCCTCTCCTGTGCAGTGTGACGTCTGCTGCGCCGCCGTCTTGGGTTTCCAACGTCAAGCCCAGGAGAAATCTGAGACGAAATGACACGTCTCTGTGCGCTCATTGCGAGCATGAGCTGAGTCTATCCGCACAACACCTTCCTTTCCTGTGGCTGCACGCGTGACTTGTGCATCATCAGCGCCGGTCTGGTGCCAACCACTCGGGGCATCACATGTATCATCACATGCAGACTGCTGCACCCTCTTGCAGCGTCGAGTCTGACGCCGCAGAGCACTAGAGCATGTGCATACATTCATCTCCTTGATTACTCGATGAGCCATTGACATTGACAGGAAGTGTCTGCTTGATCTTCATCCGAGCCAGCTTCAGATTGCGCATCAGATACCTCCAAGCTTACCTTCTCATTCCTCTCTTCCAGGCCTCCGTCGACACCGACCACAACCCTCTCGCAGTAAGGCACACTACCAGTAGCCGGCACCCTTTGCTCCAAGAGCTGCAGCTTGTACGGAAGCCGACGACTGGCTTCAGGCGCTGCATCTGTCACATTGGACACCGAGCCCCCACCCTTCTCTGCGTAGATGGAGCCCTCCAGCCGCGTGTCGTTGAATCTGCACCGCCAGAGCGACAGCCCAGGCTGAAATATTGTGTGTCTCGGTTGGCCCTGCATTGGCGACGAATTGGTCTTTTCTTGCCCGAGTTGGTCTTCTCGAAGTATCACAGTCCGGCTATAGATTGCAGAGAATCGATACTGCGCTTCATCGCCGGAACCATCAAGAGCCACCAATGCTGTCGGACCGATTTCTGGAGCTTGCTGGCCGCAGTGAACGCTGCGATTAGAAGTCGAAGGAAGTCCGAGGGTGATCATAATAGGCTCGTCGGCGTCTTCGCCCTGTGATGGCAGGATGCTAAGCTGTAACATGGTGTCAAAGGCGCACTGCCATGCGCGTGACTCATTCGCTCGCGCTAGACACTTCGAGCTCTGCTGCTGAGGGAACTGGATGGGTACCATGAAGGTACCTCGCTCAAGGGTCGAGGTGGTAGCTGTATTCGTCTCGTTGCTTCCAGTCTCCCGAATCTCAGAGTGATTGCTGATACACGTGTTAGCCTCTTTTCCTGCGGCATCACATGAAGGTCATACTCTTCTGAACGTTTAGGACCGGCCGCTAACAAGGCAATCCCCACTGTCAGTAGCAGAAGGGCTTGCAAACCCAGTACTGCTAGCACGCGGTACTTCACAGACATCCGACCCCAGGTTCGACCCCATGCTGATTTTGGAACACTTGGCAGAGGCTTCTCAAGCCCTTCTCTTTGCTCCATGATAAAAACCTCCTTCTCGTCCAGGCACGCACTGACTGAGAGCGCGCTGTAGTCAGTGCATAGTTCCAATGGGACCACCTCGAGGCCATCTTCGATATCTGGCGACCTTGCTGAGTCTGAGAATGTTGAGGCGCTGTGAGTACGGACGGGCTTGTAGTGCGGTGGAAACACTGTGTAGATACTGGGGAGCTCCTGGATGCTCCTGACCGATCTGCGTGGGAGCTGCATGGCTGCAGTGAGAGGATGTACTAGGTATTATAATATTCGGTGTAGTTTACGAAAAGTGTGAAGAGAACCAATACTGGACCAGCCAGTTGTTGTGTGGGTCAGCGAACGACAGAAAGGGACATGTAGAACCGTAGGAGCAGCCAGCGCATGCTCGATGGAGCATCGGCGGCTGGCAGCTATAAGCTTCCATAGCATCTCAACAAGCCAAGCTCTACCGAGGTCTCCACACGGACAAGGTGATCCTACCGGCTGCGCCGCAATGCTGCTGGAGCTTGCTGGCCACTCAGACTACCAATGTACCTGCTTGTGGAAATTATGCTGACAATCATTGCATCCCGTACAAAAAGGCTCTGTTTCGTCGCATTAACAAAGCAATCGAAAGCGGTCAAAAGCCCAGAAAGGAAGTATTGGGTGGCGCAAACCGCTGGCTGTACGTTCACCACTGCGAGTGAAGTGGTCCGTGCATTAAGCGCTTGACGCTGGTCTACAGAGAGGTCGTCACATCTTAGATGACATCGACTTTTGCTCTTCCAATCCGGGGCATGTATTTGAAAGATACCGTATATAGCATGACTGTTGATAGCACGAAGCCGACACGTCGAGTCGCGTTTGCTAATGCGTGTCTAACCGCGATCGATAGGTCGCTTTGGGGGTTTCGAAACACTGGGAGGTTGGAGTATAGATGTGGAGTCAAACAAATCAGTCACAGTGTAGACTGTAAATTTATTCATATTTCATGTGAGCCTACCGGTGAGTTTCGAAACTAAGGTGAAAGGATAGGATGTGATCTGGGATAGTAGGAGCGGTGCAGTCAAGTCAAGAGTGACGCTAGTGGGAGCTTAGGTAAGTCTCATCCACTGCAACTACTATTGACGTGAATGGTGTACCATGGATCCATCGCTTTTCAAGGTGTTATAATATTCGTCGTGTATTGATCTGGCAGATGGCGTGCGTTGTGCTGTGCACCTTCTGACCTTTGAACAGAAAACGTGCAGAAATTGGCCCTGGTCCAGGCACAACTACAGGGAGAAAATTTGACACCCCCAGCCTCGAGCCCCGAGTATTGTCGTGATGAAAACCTAGTAGCTTAGGGGGAGATAAGCAAGTCCTCGCTAGAGTTTGAAGCAATCTACACATACCCTCTTATGGCGGGAGAGACTACAGATCGGTGCGCGAGGGGAGTGCGAGACAAGAGCAGTAGTTTTGCGAATGACAAAAGTCTCCGGACCTGAATCATAGAGTGACGAAGTCCAAATACACTGTTCCAACAGAATCATGTCTGACCAGATAAGCCAGTTCGCATCGCCACTGAACCTGTGCAGGCAATAGATTGAAAGACGCGAAGAAGCGAAGGTTTTGGATTGGAATCCTAATGCAGCAGGGAGAGAAGTACACGTAGCCACATAATTGCACAGCGTCTGGGGCGCTGCCGGCTGAGAATCGATATGGATGAGAGACCGTATGCAACGTGAAGAAATAAGACAACGCTACCGAAGTCCGTAGTGAAGGCTCAGACGGACATCACAGAGCACTTCTTGTTGAGACAGAAAAGACGTTTTTTTCAGCTTAGGTCTAGCGAAGGCGATCGAGAAGTACCGGTATTAGAGCTGGAGATGGCTGATGTTGGTGTTGAGTGCTGTGGTGCCAAATCTGGGGAAACGAACAGCGGGCACGGCCCAGCTCGATGCGTCCAAGCACAGCCGTAACACAGCCAACGCCATGTCTCACAAGGAGTCTCTCTACCTGACTCACGATCATGCTTGTCTCCATGATTGACCAATGTTCGCTTACCATTAGGATCTTGAGTGCGAGCGTTCGGCGTCTGCGAGCGCAACCCACCGCCAGCATCGAGGTTTCAGGAGCTTCTGCATCACCACGGGATCTTCACAGCTGGCAGATCATTTCATCATCGGCCGGGATGGTATCTGAGATCAACGCGCAACACAGAAGTAATCCTATAGAGAGTGCGTAACAATGCGCATCGCAATAAGGAGACTGACTGAAGCAAACGTCAACGTCATCGCCGAGCCTGTAGCAATAGTTGAGAACAGTACTTACTCCGAGCGCTGTCTACCTACTCCAGATTTAGGATTGATCCAGTATCAACAACACAGACCACGACGCTTGTTTGGGGCACAGCACTGCAGCTCGCATCGTCAGCCCTTCGGTCCTTCACAGCACCGCCTCACGGGCCCGGTGCATCACCATCAAGGGAGAGCAGTGCGGCGAAATGCAGGGTCTGTGTGGCTGCCGCAGGTGTTTTCTGCATAGTTGGGCCCAGGCACTTGCGCGCTGTGATTGGCTATAGTCGGTGTCTGCGTATCTGACACACCCTAGTCTCCACAGTTGTTTCATGGAACTCCAGACGAAAGCGAAGGAGCACAACGATTGACCAGTTGGCCGTGCTCAGCCTTCAAACAGGAGACGGCATGACTTTGACTATAGGATCCAGCGGAGATTGCGTGGACAACGGATGCCGGCTTTTAATACTCGGTGCTCCTCCAGCACTCAGACCTCATTCTTGTCCCAACCTTCAACTTTTGTGCATTTTCGCGTCATCTTATACCACGCTCCCTTCAATCGCTTTGTGGACGCTGGTCGACCTCACTCATTACATCTGCCACGACGAAGCTCTATCTTGAGCATTCCATTCATTCGCGCTGCCACTTGCGATTGATCTACAATTCAACCACTTGCGACAACGTACCATTAGATCTTCCGTGAAGAGTACTTTCTACAAAGCCAGACACTTGTCTTTCAATCTAGGTTTCGACAAAAACAAATAACAAAATGCGTTTCACATCCTACGCCACTGCGAGCGCCCTGGCTGCTCTAGCCAGCGCCCAGACATTCACCGACTGCAACCCCATGGAGAAAGCGTGCCCGAACAACCCAGCCATGCCTCAGACCTGGGAGACGGACTTCACAGCCGGCAAGGATGCCATCAAGGGCTGGAAGCAGACTGCCGGAAGCCTCACATACAGTGCTGAGGGTGCCGAGTTCAGTGTTGCAAAGAAGGGCGACGCTCCTACAATCGGCTCTGAAGCTTACCTACACTTCGGCTATATCGAGGTCAAGATGAAGGCCGCTCCAGGCCAGGGCATCATCTCCTCAATTGTTCTTCAATCCGACGACTTGGACGAGGTCGACTGGGAATGGATCGGCGGCGTCGATAGCAAGACGCAAATGAACTACTTCGGAAAGGGTGAGATATTTGCTATTCACGTGGGAACGGGGGACAATTCTGACTTGTGGTTGTAGGAAATACGACAACTTACGATCGCATGATTGAGGCCGACGTTTCCAGCACTCAGAACGAGTTTCACACGTACGCTCTCAACTGGACTTCGGAGTCGCTTACCTGGATCATTGACAACAAGCCGATGCGCACCCTTAACTACGCTGATGCCAACGGCGGCAAGAACTTCCCTCAGACTCCCTGCAACGTCCGTCTTGGTAACTGGCCTGGCGGTGATTCTGAGAACGAGGGTACCCGCCAGTGGGCTGGTGGCGAGGTGGATTACAGCAAAGCGCCCTTCAAGATGACCGTTGCCAACATCAAGGTCATCAACTACTCGCCCGGCACTGAATACCACTGGAAGGACAAGTCTGGCTCTTTCGAGTCGATTGAGGTTGTCGGTGCAGGCAACAAGGATGGTGCTCCTCAGAACAACGCTGTCCTCGAGTCCTCCGCATCGGCCACTGGCTCCGGCATACCTCTCGAATCCGGCTTTGCTGCACCCTCTGCTACCGGCAGCGTCGGCAGCGGCAACAGCGGTTCCAACAACTCAAGCACCACCTGCACTGAGGGTCAGCAACAAGCTACACCCGCTCCTGCCTCGGGTGGCAACTCGGACTTCAACTACCCCGTTCCCACTGGATCTGCCGGCACCGGCGACGAGACTCCCTGCTCATGCGGCGTCGCCACCGTCACTGTAACCGGCACACCTCCCTCAGGCGACGCGCCCCCAGCGACCGAGACCCCATCCGCCCCTGCTTCCTCACCCGTCGAGGGCGGCACAGCAACTCCCCCCACCAGCACCGCCATCGTCAGCTCGGGGCTCCCCAACCAGCCCCCCGCGACCCTGACATCCGTCGTCTCGCCGCCTCCTTACGCAACTACCGGTCTCATCATGGACACGCTCCCCGCCCCGTCTGTGCCCGCGACCCTCCCCTCGGCACCCTCAACGCCATCCGGTGTCCTGCCCCCAAGCAGCGGCAACGCAACCGTACCTTCGCCCTCCGCGCCCGCCGAGTTCACCGGCGCCGCGAGCGCCAACAAGGCCGGTGTCGCTGCTATGGCCGTTGTGGGCTGCGCTCTGCTCTTCGCTCTCTAGACACGCACCTCTGCGTGGGCAATCCAGTCGCTCGGCGACGGCTCAGCCGTGTATGGTATTGCATGCTATGGTATGTAGAGGACCTTGAGGATTCTGGGTGTAGATTTTCTGTCAAGCACAACGCCTTGGTTAGGGTGCTGTGTCTGTGTACATTTACTAGGCGTCTTGAGTTGGACGAGGATGCTTCGCTGTGCTACTCGCGCTTCGTTGGGGATGTTGGAGTCCAGTGGGCTGGTACATGGACGAATTCATATCAAGAAgaagatgatgatgatgatgaagatgaagatgaagaagaaCGAGGCAAATTTGAGTCTTCTTATTTCACTGCGGTGGCTGTCGCGGACAATTTTGTTGTTTTGTGAATGAGGCTCTTCGGCGTGGGAGGCCGGCTGGCATGTGGCGCTGTCGTTGTGCTGGTAGTGGTGTGGTTGGCTTGTGGACGGCAAACGACGTGGTCAAGCATACAGGACGTGTTGACGGAAGGAGAGCTTGTGGTAGATGAGAAAGGCCTTTTGTTGTGAATTATTATTTGATATTCTTACGCTCAATCTCCCCCTTTACAACATGATAAATGTTGAGGCATACCGGTCAGCGCTCACAGCATGTTTTTTCTCCACGCGCGCGTCCCCAAACGTTCGATTTCGGGCACTTCAACCGGCCCTCTGACTTGGTCGTCTTCGAGCGCTTCTACAACGGCCTCACCGACCAGATCGGCCTTCAATGGCTTGATGCCCCCAGCGCCCATCAGCCACGTCAGTCTCCCACCGACGGCGCTATTGATCATGCTCGCAACGGCGCCCCCCGCGGCAATGGGCAGTGTGAAGGTGCGGCTGGAATCGTACATGAAAGGGGCACGGATGAAGATGGATCGCATAGTGGGGAAGGTTGTGGAGATGATGGACTCGGCTTCGCGTTTTGTGGTGATGTAGCGTTTGGGTAGGATAGGCGTGCCGGCTGCGGCGGAGATGTAGAGAAAGGTGGGGACGTTTTGCTTGGAAGCTTCCTGGGCAAGACTGACGGCTGTGTCGCGGTTCATGACTTCGTAGGTGAGCTGTCCGTCAGACTCCATGGGGCGGAGCGTCTCGCCGTCCTTGCGGTCGAGGGGGTTCTGGGTGCCTGCTTTTGTCGCCGAGAAGGCTCTCTTCAGCCCGGACAAGGGCGATTCGCGGCCACTGACGACGCCTTTGTAGTCTGCCTCGAGCAGGATGCCCATGGTGTGGATCACGGCGTCGGCGGACTCGAGGTGCGCGTTGTACGAGGACGGGTCGAGGATGTCGCCTTTGGCCCAGGTCACCTTTGTGGACCATGGCGGAGCGTCGGCGGAGGAGGTGACCGAGGACCAGTGCGGTGTGCCTGAGCGCGAGACGGAGACGACGGACCAGCCGCGGTGGGCGGCGGCGCGGCAGATGCGGCTTCCTGGAGGGGTTCGGTCAGAGTGGACGCGTAGAGAcggtgtggtggtggtggtagtggtgtagtggtggtggtagtgaTGTAGTGGtgtggtggtagtggtgatgatggtggtggtggtggtggtggtgttgctATGCTCGTTGAAATGGCGCAGTAAAAGTGTACGTACCCAGAAATCCGTTCCCTCCACACACTACCAGCTTCTTCTGTGCTGCGGACGCCATTGCTGCGGTGTGGTGTGGGCAAAGCGAGAAAGTGAGCAAGTTGGGACGCAGAGCGCGAGTGGTGATATCATTCGACGCGAGAAAGCTCCACACCACAGGCACAGGGCTGACAGGGGTGCGCGGGCGCTACTGGGCACCACCGAGCTCCGTCCGCCCTGCCTCTGCATCAGCTACACCTCCACTACTTTACACCTCCACTACTCTACACCCCCACTACTCTACACCCCCACTACTCTACACCCCCACTACTCTACACCCCCACTACTCTACACTTCCACTTCTCTACACCTCCACTACAATCCTCTGCTGCCCAACTCTACCCAGCCAGCCCGTGCACACTCACTCCACAATGCCTGCGCCGGCACCCAACAAGCGCGTCAAGGTGCGTCTGCGTCCCTCGTCGCAGCCCGTCCACAGTCTCAACACATGCTTACCATGCGCAGAACAAGCGCATCTCGCGCAACATAAGTACTGCGCTCCCTCAGCACGACCCCGTCGCCCACTCACACCCACAGTAATCGGCTCCGAGGCCTGGGCGCTCCCCCCACTGGGCCACCCCGACCGCCCAAAAGGCATTCCTGACGACCACACCAAGCGCTGGACCGTCTACGTGCGCCAACCAGACGGCGACCCCTCTCTCAGCACCTGGCTCAACAAAGTCCAGTTCAAGATCTTCAACACGTACGAGAACCCGCTGCGAACCTGCGACAACCCGCCCTTTGAGGTCACCGAGACGGGATGGGGCGGATTCAGCATCGATATTCGCCTGCATTTCGTGCCCATCAGCGGCGAGAAGGCGCAGTACAGACAGCACTTCTTGCAGCTTGAAAAGTACGGCTCCGAGGAGCAGCAAGCCCAGCAAGAACGGACGGGCTGCGTGCGGAGCGAGTTTCTTGAGGTCGTGCACTTCAACGAACCGACCGAGGCCCTGTTCGACGCCTTGACCGCCGAGGATCAGTGGGCGCACCTCGTCCCCAGCAAGTCCTCGAGTGGGAGTAAGAAGGCCAGTCTCGGCGCCAATGGCCGCTTGAAGCGCGGACTACCAAACGGTGAGCGCAGCGCCCAGCTGCCAGAGAAAGGCGGCGACGACGTACCTTTCAGCCAGGAGCACGAGCAGGGCCTGATTGACAGCTTGATGGACAAGATTGCCCAGGTGGATCGGGAGCTGGAGAAGGAGACAGCCCGCAGGGAGAAGACGGAGAATACGCTCAAGGCGCTGAGAGAAGAGCTGGGCCACGAAGCCGCGCAACAGGCAGCACAGCAAGCCTCGGGAGATCGGAGTCGCAGGCGGTGAGATGCAGACAACATCCACAGCCTGTACACCGAGCCTCGGTTGTCTCTTTCTACGACTGCACAATGCTCACGGCGATATGCATAGGAAGCGTAACACTACTACGCAAGCAAAACCCGTGTTCTCACAAGTACACAACAGCTTCATTGAAGAGTCATACCTTTTCACCGAAAAGACTCCCCAGCAATCGGTTGCTCGCCTGCTATTGCGACCCACCAAGACGAAGGACACATCCACCCCATGATCTCGGAAAACCCGGCGCTCGTAGACATAGAAGAGGCATCTACGAACGGGCGATTATCCCACAGCTGCAATTAGCTGCAA
The window above is part of the Ascochyta rabiei chromosome 1, complete sequence genome. Proteins encoded here:
- a CDS encoding 1-acylglycerol-3-phosphate O-acyltransferase, coding for MSWLAYLSAAPIALIMLLRALSLVLPARLARQATFVAFSITAFLFLILCASYGVFASVFLRAIGYGGLSQWTVGRAFKWTMWLSTGITFRVDEAGGREEGGRRGGKEALDTRPAVFVGNHQTELDVLMLGCMFPPYCSVTAKSSLKYTPFLGQFMALSKTVFIDRANRATARAAFDSAANTMRNDRQSVFIFPEGTRSYASEPTLLPFKKGAFHLAVQAQVPIVPVVAANYSHVLDMKSKIVRPGVVDVTVLPAIPTTGMTAADVDGLVERTRNAMMDELVRLSHVSGSKQGNGVPLPRASGVEQFRKELRQRS
- a CDS encoding NuA4 histone H4 acetyltransferase complex and the SWR1 complex subunit, whose protein sequence is MPAPAPNKRVKNKRISRNIIIGSEAWALPPLGHPDRPKGIPDDHTKRWTVYVRQPDGDPSLSTWLNKVQFKIFNTYENPLRTCDNPPFEVTETGWGGFSIDIRLHFVPISGEKAQYRQHFLQLEKYGSEEQQAQQERTGCVRSEFLEVVHFNEPTEALFDALTAEDQWAHLVPSKSSSGSKKASLGANGRLKRGLPNGERSAQLPEKGGDDVPFSQEHEQGLIDSLMDKIAQVDRELEKETARREKTENTLKALREELGHEAAQQAAQQASGDRSRRR